A single window of Periophthalmus magnuspinnatus isolate fPerMag1 chromosome 22, fPerMag1.2.pri, whole genome shotgun sequence DNA harbors:
- the LOC129457341 gene encoding uncharacterized protein LOC129457341: MYINSYKGRGVFAKSHFSKGDFVVEYRGKLINFEEAERRKRTYHQRCTVFMFDFYWREKMWCIDAAQEDGSLGRLVNDDHRHPNCKMKRIMHEAKPHLCLFASRDIQPGEEVTYDYGGSDCPWRTQTEEQPPAAKSSDPHLSRPVEMTPESPPVLVVQAKDEGLTRIRTGSSPVVNITNSNEAETQCTVSSQLTESCEASGPSSECDLTITDTSIPKLRRTKSIEMRAPLDYDSDELFDPDSDELFDSTSDDSGEKYIPKSGEDSSEDTDTSEMLIADEKINKLRFPSMIVHTGKESQSLAELDNTKNQKSERGRSRVRKQNRSHKRCSSKQVTEPIIENSASNSEQNLPCTDSSISKTNNSSLFIPAVFKKDDGSRMYSKKQCCLYCKKGFVKMARHLEHAHQDEAEVARAFSFPKNSKERLLQLEHLRNKGNFSHNVQVLDSGVGILVA; encoded by the exons ATGTACATCAACTCCTATAAAG GGCGAGGGGTCTTTGCAAAGTCACATTTCTCAAAAGGAGATTTTGTGGTGGAATACAGAGGGAAGTTGATAAATTTTGAGGAGgcagaaaggaggaagaggacctATCACCAAAGATGTACCGTTTTCATGTTTGACTTCTATTGGAGAGAGAAGATGTGGTG CATTGACGCAGCACAAGAAGATGGCAGCCTGGGACGACTTGTCAACGATGACCACCGTCATCCGAATTGCAAAATGAAGAGGATTATGCATGAGGCCAAACCACACCTCTGTCTGTTTGCTTCAAGGGACATTCAGCCAGGAGAAGAAGTAACATATGACTATGGTGGAAGTGATTGTCCATGGAGAACACAG aCTGAGGAACAACCTCCAGCAGCCAAGTCATCTGATCCTCACCTGTCCAGACCTGTAGAGATGACTCCAGAGTCACCTCCAGTACTCGTCGTACAA GCAAAGGATGAAGGACTTACAAGAATAAGAACTGGAAGCTCTCCTGTTGTAAATATTACAAATTCTAATGAAGCAGAAACTCAATGCACTGTTTCTTCACAGCTAACCGAAAGCTGTGAG GCATCAGGTCCATCCTCTGAATGTGACTTGACCATCACTGACACATCTATTCCAAAGCTGAGGAGAACAAAAAGCATAGAG ATGAGAGCGCCCCTTGATTATGATTCAGATGAGCTATTTGATCCTGATTCAGATGAGCTATTTGATTCCACCTCGGATGACAGTGGAGAAAAGTACATCCCTAAAAGTGGAGAAGACTCTTCTGAAGATACAGACACCAGTGAGATGCTCATAGCTGATGAGAAAATTAATAAGCTCAGATTTCCAAGCATGATAGTGCACACTGGAAAGGAGTCACAATCACTTGCTGAACTGGACAATACAAAAAATCagaaaagtgagagagggagatcaCGTGTAAGGAAACAAAACAGGAGTCATAAGAGATGTTCAAGCAAGCAAGTGACTGAACCAATAATAGAAAACTCTGCATCAAATTCAGAGCAAAACCTACCCTGTACAGATTCTTCtataagtaaaacaaacaacagttCACTTTTCATacctgctgtttttaaaaaagatgATGGATCTAGAATGTACAGCAAAAAGCAATGCTGTTTGTACTGTAAAAAGGGATTTGTTAAGATGGCAAGGCATTTGGAACATGCTCATCAAGATGAGGCAGAAGTTGCAAGGGCTTTTTCCTTCCCGAAAAACTCTAAGGAAAGACTACTGCAGCTGGAACATTTAAGAAACAAGGGCAATTTTTCACACAATGTGCAAGTTCTGGACTCTGGTGTTGGAATTCTTGTAGCATGA